The Streptococcus pluranimalium genome contains a region encoding:
- a CDS encoding helix-turn-helix domain-containing protein, producing MVQEFNGDRLRESRYFRQYSISQLADNIGVSKQMISKYEKNLSKPSSEVLQKIIFELGFPLSYYQTKDKFLTSDFGTFYRSKLTSSQAEKKSSEMLKKALALLANFFEDYVDFPKLAEFESRENASPEEVASQIRENWGLGDKPIFSVLRLLETHGFHIAIINSRSEKVDAFGSFVELKTGANSERYYCILIDQDNNNFFRQQFSLAHELGHWALHAQIVHPQELSNTEYRKMEQEANRFASSFLLPASAFSKDIKGHEEDLGHYLKLKSKWNVSIASMVYRAKDLNLLTSEQYTRLQKRMSARGWRREEPEDASVPVPRPILAKQAYKLLTDAGLFEKQSIVQRFNLKYGYPLPIEILSELMDIPRERLFQDRNNIVQLKGGTL from the coding sequence ATGGTTCAAGAATTTAATGGGGATAGACTACGAGAATCAAGATATTTTAGACAGTATTCAATTAGCCAATTGGCAGATAATATTGGAGTTTCTAAGCAAATGATTTCTAAATACGAAAAAAATTTATCGAAGCCGAGCTCAGAAGTATTGCAAAAAATAATTTTTGAATTAGGATTTCCATTGTCATATTATCAAACAAAAGATAAATTTTTGACTAGTGACTTTGGGACTTTTTATAGGAGTAAATTAACCTCCTCACAAGCAGAGAAGAAGTCCAGTGAGATGTTAAAAAAAGCATTGGCACTCTTGGCAAATTTTTTTGAAGATTATGTTGATTTCCCCAAATTAGCAGAATTTGAAAGCCGAGAAAATGCCTCGCCTGAGGAGGTGGCTAGTCAGATAAGAGAGAATTGGGGATTAGGTGACAAACCAATTTTCAGTGTTCTAAGGTTACTAGAAACACACGGTTTTCATATTGCAATAATTAATTCAAGGTCTGAAAAAGTAGATGCTTTTGGAAGTTTTGTTGAATTGAAAACAGGAGCAAATTCTGAACGGTACTACTGTATTTTAATTGATCAAGATAATAATAATTTTTTTAGACAACAGTTTAGCTTAGCTCATGAGTTAGGGCATTGGGCTTTGCATGCTCAAATAGTACATCCACAAGAATTATCCAATACTGAATATAGAAAAATGGAGCAAGAAGCTAATAGATTTGCTTCCAGTTTTCTGTTACCTGCCTCTGCCTTTTCTAAAGATATAAAAGGTCATGAAGAAGATCTTGGACATTATTTAAAATTGAAGTCAAAATGGAATGTGTCTATAGCTAGTATGGTCTACCGTGCCAAGGATTTAAATTTACTGACATCGGAACAATATACTCGCTTACAAAAAAGAATGAGTGCCAGAGGCTGGCGAAGAGAAGAACCTGAGGATGCAAGCGTTCCGGTGCCACGACCAATCCTTGCTAAACAAGCATATAAATTATTAACGGATGCTGGCTTATTTGAGAAGCAATCGATCGTACAGCGATTTAATCTAAAATACGGTTATCCTCTTCCTATAGAAATCCTCTCAGAGCTCATGGATATTCCAAGGGAGAGATTATTTCAAGATAGAAATAATATTGTTCAGTTAAAAGGTGGGACTTTATAA
- a CDS encoding ammonium transporter, which produces MFLLICSLMMWLMIFGLGLMYVGYLSPKLSNRILFQYTITMLWTSFLWIAFAYFISFQGQLDSVFLSHHLPTNLMLELFCQLCFALYAVGMMIGATIDRTKTHHLILLSSAWLLLVYCPLAYLIWNPAGWLTQLGVVDFSGGLVVHLSAGLSSLVLAKLLGNTPHEHNNNQHLPLYLGMLFITFGWFSFNMAPVGQLNGKSVLIAINTLVAIISGGLAWSFLAKWHKATNLTVATLNGVIVGLVTSTSAVGIANPLEMMLICGAASSLTYLMMTWIQKTLLLDDVVDSFAMNGLGGLLGSLGVIAIAPETVLPQIIGILVTIVVSGIVTLVVGKVVLKK; this is translated from the coding sequence ATGTTTCTCTTAATATGCAGCCTCATGATGTGGCTAATGATTTTCGGCCTTGGCCTTATGTACGTTGGTTATCTTTCACCAAAACTAAGTAATCGTATCCTGTTTCAATACACCATCACTATGCTTTGGACTAGTTTCCTTTGGATAGCTTTTGCTTATTTTATCAGTTTTCAAGGTCAACTAGATAGTGTTTTTCTCTCGCACCATCTTCCTACAAACCTCATGCTAGAACTCTTTTGCCAGCTCTGCTTTGCCTTATATGCTGTTGGCATGATGATTGGTGCCACAATTGATCGCACCAAAACTCACCATCTGATTCTTTTAAGCAGTGCTTGGCTCCTCCTAGTTTACTGTCCATTAGCTTATTTGATCTGGAATCCTGCTGGTTGGTTGACTCAGCTAGGTGTGGTCGATTTTTCTGGCGGTCTCGTCGTCCATCTCTCAGCAGGGCTTTCTTCCCTTGTCTTGGCAAAACTTCTAGGAAATACACCTCACGAGCACAACAATAATCAGCATCTCCCTCTTTATCTCGGTATGCTTTTCATCACCTTTGGCTGGTTTAGTTTCAACATGGCACCTGTTGGTCAGCTCAACGGCAAGAGCGTTCTGATTGCCATTAACACCCTGGTCGCTATCATCAGCGGCGGATTAGCATGGAGCTTTCTTGCTAAATGGCATAAGGCGACAAATCTTACGGTAGCCACGCTAAACGGTGTCATTGTCGGACTTGTGACGAGTACTTCGGCTGTCGGCATTGCCAATCCTCTAGAGATGATGCTAATCTGTGGGGCAGCCAGCAGCCTGACCTACCTGATGATGACTTGGATACAAAAGACTCTGTTGCTTGACGATGTGGTCGACTCCTTTGCCATGAACGGACTAGGAGGCCTACTCGGAAGTCTGGGCGTCATCGCCATTGCTCCTGAAACAGTACTTCCCCAAATCATCGGAATCCTTGTGACAATTGTCGTCTCAGGTATCGTCACACTTGTGGTAGGGAAAGTGGTTTTGAAGAAATGA
- a CDS encoding DUF5986 family protein, protein MNQTNDFDKEVIAKCLDVMSFTTRNLEQDFKAAISETSQNGIFQNVWGRRSDMLRDLFKNSSIWKVLHIKRGIWQFDPILNIETGELIAFFSKNNFRTIRNQYFKKGISTHYSLSLLLKNEGLYPEQEVKQLSLFDTDNSELKRSRFDEDAWRGL, encoded by the coding sequence ATGAATCAGACTAATGATTTTGACAAGGAAGTTATTGCTAAGTGTTTAGATGTAATGAGCTTTACTACTAGAAATCTTGAGCAGGATTTTAAAGCTGCTATCTCAGAAACAAGTCAAAATGGAATTTTTCAGAATGTTTGGGGACGAAGATCAGATATGCTACGAGACTTATTTAAAAATAGTAGTATTTGGAAAGTTTTGCATATCAAGAGGGGGATTTGGCAATTTGATCCGATACTAAATATTGAGACGGGTGAATTAATAGCATTCTTCTCAAAAAATAATTTTAGGACAATTCGTAATCAATATTTTAAAAAAGGAATTTCTACCCATTATTCTTTAAGTTTGCTCTTAAAAAATGAGGGGCTTTACCCTGAACAGGAAGTGAAACAGTTATCTCTTTTTGATACTGATAATTCTGAATTGAAAAGAAGCAGATTTGACGAGGATGCTTGGAGAGGACTGTGA
- a CDS encoding iron-containing alcohol dehydrogenase family protein, which produces MTTNNMSNYSYGVDCFQEIPQVLKSYHVRSVALIGGEKALASSADQVVEILKVNGYEVTGQFIYGTDSTQSNIDKLVANPDVARADIIFGFGGGRALDTAKMVAHELGKDIMTFPTICSNCSAGTAITVIYKDDHSLLKYGYPETPVHIFINTKVIAEAPVKYFWAGIGDGISKAPEVERAAYEYEQRGGVLSHTGVLGRAVALSSKDAFYEYGQEGLKDVENHKPSKAVEEIALAILVSTGYASNLVNQPDFYFNSCHAHAFYNGTTAVKREGEHLHGAVVSFGVMVLHAYFGETEELSKVAHFNKSLGLPVTLAEIGLAESDIAAVLNLALETNEYKHTPFETDRFTAAILKANQVGQTLLSV; this is translated from the coding sequence ATGACAACCAATAATATGTCTAATTACAGTTACGGAGTAGATTGTTTTCAGGAAATTCCGCAAGTTCTGAAATCTTATCACGTCAGGAGTGTAGCGCTCATTGGCGGAGAAAAGGCTCTGGCAAGTTCTGCAGACCAAGTGGTAGAAATCCTAAAAGTAAATGGCTACGAAGTGACGGGTCAGTTTATTTATGGGACGGATTCGACGCAATCTAATATTGATAAACTGGTTGCAAATCCCGATGTAGCTCGTGCCGATATTATCTTTGGATTTGGTGGTGGGCGTGCGTTGGATACTGCTAAAATGGTAGCTCATGAGTTGGGAAAAGATATTATGACCTTCCCAACTATTTGTTCCAACTGCTCAGCAGGAACAGCTATTACTGTTATTTATAAGGATGACCACAGTCTACTCAAATATGGCTACCCTGAAACGCCAGTGCATATTTTTATCAATACCAAGGTAATTGCAGAAGCACCAGTTAAATATTTCTGGGCAGGCATTGGTGATGGGATTTCCAAGGCTCCTGAAGTTGAGCGTGCTGCTTACGAATATGAACAAAGAGGTGGTGTTCTATCACATACAGGTGTCCTAGGACGCGCTGTAGCTCTTTCTTCTAAGGATGCTTTTTATGAGTATGGTCAAGAAGGTTTAAAAGACGTTGAAAATCATAAGCCATCAAAAGCAGTTGAGGAAATTGCCCTCGCTATCCTTGTCTCTACAGGTTATGCCTCAAACTTGGTCAATCAACCAGACTTTTATTTCAACTCTTGCCATGCCCATGCCTTTTATAACGGAACGACAGCCGTCAAGCGTGAAGGTGAGCATCTTCATGGAGCAGTGGTTTCCTTTGGTGTCATGGTTCTTCATGCCTACTTTGGTGAGACAGAAGAATTAAGCAAGGTGGCTCATTTCAATAAATCGCTTGGATTACCAGTAACATTAGCTGAGATTGGGTTAGCTGAGAGTGATATTGCAGCTGTGCTTAATCTAGCTCTAGAGACCAATGAATATAAGCATACACCATTTGAAACAGATCGCTTTACAGCAGCTATTCTCAAGGCCAATCAGGTAGGACAAACCTTACTATCAGTCTAA
- a CDS encoding threonine/serine exporter family protein gives MKRRPVATLKNEIDAVLFAGRILMESGAEVFRIETTMNHIADSLDIEQFEVYVVNQGIIASGTNQLGYQESKVMNVNETAIDLGKLEAVNALSRSLSKKNKVTPSYVFQRLTEINDSSLYSIWTILAAYFFGAGGFSLALGSSPIDSFTAAIAGLLAGWFIQVGASRIHTPFLTTILASAIVSLSVNLFYFLGLGETRSIIILGALMIMVPGGFFVNAVREISHNNFSIGFTLLMSALMTCISISAGVAGMTEILPFADQMTGTFSTETVTAIGFLIRTLAAGIGTVAFSITYNVPKRYLLDIGIIGAISWLLYMILKENFGMDIVAVFIPGLFATLVSKILAARRKTPMTIFLSTSMFPLIPGLSFYRGIYFMLTGSNELAMTHMRTSFVTAFAITIAISIIQQFPLSLFKKRKKQVSS, from the coding sequence ATGAAACGACGTCCAGTTGCCACCCTAAAAAATGAAATAGATGCCGTCCTCTTTGCCGGGCGCATCCTCATGGAATCCGGAGCCGAAGTTTTCCGTATTGAAACCACCATGAATCACATTGCTGATTCTTTGGATATTGAGCAGTTCGAAGTTTACGTGGTCAACCAAGGGATTATCGCTTCAGGTACCAACCAACTTGGCTATCAAGAATCAAAAGTCATGAACGTCAATGAGACTGCTATTGACTTAGGAAAATTGGAGGCTGTCAACGCCCTTTCCAGAAGCTTATCAAAGAAGAATAAAGTTACGCCCTCATACGTCTTTCAGCGTTTAACAGAAATCAATGATAGTTCACTATATTCTATCTGGACTATTTTAGCCGCCTATTTCTTTGGTGCCGGCGGTTTCTCCCTAGCTCTGGGGAGTTCTCCTATTGATTCTTTCACCGCTGCTATTGCCGGACTTCTGGCTGGTTGGTTTATCCAAGTAGGCGCATCCCGTATTCATACGCCGTTTTTAACAACGATATTGGCAAGTGCTATCGTCAGTTTATCCGTCAACTTATTTTATTTTCTCGGACTTGGTGAAACGCGAAGCATCATCATTCTAGGTGCTTTGATGATTATGGTCCCTGGGGGATTCTTCGTTAATGCCGTTCGTGAGATTTCCCATAATAATTTCTCAATCGGTTTTACCCTGCTAATGTCAGCCCTAATGACCTGTATTTCTATCTCAGCTGGGGTGGCTGGTATGACAGAAATCCTCCCTTTTGCTGATCAGATGACAGGAACTTTTTCAACTGAGACAGTAACAGCTATCGGTTTCTTGATTAGAACACTAGCGGCAGGCATTGGTACGGTTGCTTTTTCAATCACCTACAATGTTCCTAAACGTTATTTACTAGATATTGGTATCATCGGCGCTATCTCTTGGTTACTCTACATGATTTTGAAAGAAAATTTTGGCATGGATATCGTTGCCGTATTTATTCCTGGACTCTTTGCCACCCTGGTTTCAAAAATCCTAGCTGCTAGACGGAAAACACCTATGACTATTTTCCTATCAACCAGCATGTTCCCTCTGATTCCTGGGTTAAGTTTTTATCGTGGGATTTACTTTATGTTGACGGGATCAAATGAGCTAGCCATGACCCATATGAGGACATCATTTGTCACAGCTTTTGCTATTACCATTGCCATCAGTATTATTCAGCAATTCCCACTATCACTCTTTAAAAAACGAAAAAAACAAGTTAGCTCCTAA
- a CDS encoding NAD(P)/FAD-dependent oxidoreductase, with translation MKDYKIIIVGAGAAGIGFGTALQQLGIEDYLILEKGSIGDSFLKWPRTTRFITPSFTTNGFGFPDINAVVPDTSPAFSFQKEHLSGREYAEYLHLVAKHYDLRIETQTEVTLITSSQKGYQIETNRGTYRAKYLIMATGEFQNPYRGEIEGGELAIHYGEVDSFYLQSEDPFIVLGGNESGCDAFTSLAAMGNSVSLYTEDFGKSQVAPDPSIRLSPITQEKLAEVDKNKVWDAHIYEDKTVTSIEKESGTYRVHFEDGTYAESQHQPVLATGFRTCILKILGDDLFQFTKDGIPMVNEKDESTLCHNVFLIGPSLRQKDVIFCYIYKFRQRFIPVIREIAKREKWTLDPVVLDFYKDNQMSLNDLSCCDVRCDC, from the coding sequence ATGAAAGATTATAAAATTATCATTGTAGGTGCAGGAGCAGCAGGTATAGGCTTTGGAACTGCTTTGCAACAGTTAGGAATTGAGGATTACCTGATTTTAGAGAAAGGAAGTATTGGTGATAGTTTCCTCAAATGGCCACGCACCACACGTTTTATCACGCCATCCTTTACGACAAATGGCTTTGGATTTCCAGATATCAACGCTGTCGTACCTGATACATCACCAGCCTTTTCGTTTCAAAAGGAACACCTTTCAGGCAGAGAATACGCAGAGTATCTCCACCTTGTGGCTAAGCATTATGACTTAAGGATTGAAACGCAGACCGAAGTGACCTTGATAACAAGCTCTCAAAAAGGCTATCAGATTGAAACAAATCGTGGCACCTATCGGGCTAAATATCTGATTATGGCGACAGGAGAGTTTCAAAACCCTTATCGTGGAGAGATTGAAGGTGGGGAATTGGCTATCCACTATGGTGAGGTAGATAGTTTTTACCTTCAGTCTGAAGATCCTTTTATCGTCTTAGGTGGTAACGAGAGTGGCTGTGATGCCTTTACGAGCCTAGCTGCCATGGGTAACAGTGTTTCGCTTTATACTGAGGACTTTGGGAAATCTCAAGTAGCACCAGATCCTAGTATTCGTTTGTCACCGATCACTCAGGAAAAGTTGGCTGAAGTTGATAAAAACAAGGTGTGGGATGCCCATATATATGAAGACAAGACAGTAACTTCAATCGAAAAAGAGTCGGGCACCTATCGAGTGCACTTTGAGGATGGGACGTATGCTGAATCTCAGCACCAGCCTGTACTAGCAACAGGTTTTCGAACTTGTATTTTGAAGATTTTAGGGGATGATTTGTTCCAATTCACTAAAGATGGTATTCCTATGGTAAACGAGAAGGATGAATCAACTTTGTGTCACAATGTCTTTCTTATTGGGCCTAGCTTGCGCCAAAAAGACGTGATTTTCTGTTACATTTATAAATTCCGCCAACGCTTTATCCCAGTGATTAGGGAGATTGCCAAGCGTGAAAAATGGACTTTAGACCCAGTTGTTTTAGACTTCTACAAAGACAATCAGATGTCTTTAAATGACCTATCTTGTTGTGATGTCCGTTGTGATTGCTAA
- a CDS encoding type II toxin-antitoxin system death-on-curing family toxin, whose translation MRYLTAEDIIKINVMVIGKYSPNEPVGIADPNSLRMIVEQPKQEIFGKVLYPDIYSKAAIIWINLIKKHPFYNANKRTAVLALHMFLAMNGYQSNLSLQDGLEKTVEIATFQRDFEDLKKTIIQFLKQDGNITKL comes from the coding sequence ATGAGATATCTAACTGCTGAAGATATTATCAAAATCAATGTCATGGTTATTGGCAAATATTCTCCTAATGAACCTGTTGGCATTGCTGATCCAAACAGTCTTCGAATGATTGTTGAACAGCCTAAACAAGAGATTTTCGGCAAAGTTCTCTATCCAGATATCTACAGTAAAGCTGCTATTATCTGGATAAATTTGATTAAAAAACATCCTTTTTATAATGCCAATAAACGAACTGCTGTTCTTGCCTTGCATATGTTTCTAGCAATGAATGGTTACCAATCCAATCTTTCCTTACAGGATGGGCTTGAAAAGACAGTTGAAATTGCTACCTTTCAAAGAGATTTTGAAGATTTAAAGAAAACAATTATTCAATTCCTCAAGCAAGATGGAAACATAACAAAATTATAA
- a CDS encoding AbrB/MazE/SpoVT family DNA-binding domain-containing protein produces the protein MNVILRKTGNSTVITIPNKIKETLGAEIGEEIEFVTSGNNVIIRKAEPKFDFDKELEKAMNQYDELLKELVDR, from the coding sequence ATGAATGTTATCTTGAGAAAAACAGGAAATAGTACTGTCATTACAATTCCCAATAAAATTAAAGAAACTCTTGGAGCAGAAATTGGAGAAGAAATTGAATTTGTCACTTCAGGAAATAACGTCATCATTCGTAAAGCTGAGCCAAAATTTGATTTTGATAAGGAACTAGAAAAAGCCATGAACCAATACGATGAGCTTTTGAAAGAATTGGTGGATAGATGA